From the genome of Amycolatopsis sp. NBC_01488, one region includes:
- the lepB gene encoding signal peptidase I — protein sequence MTEFVFPPAPPEPPKRRRVSRVLVVWIVVTLLGFGAAAYGLGTVVFGYRSYRVPGSAMSPALEQGDSVIVRVLGGEEVHRGDVVMFDRSAYASPSQPGASIFRVVAVAGDTVACCTAGGLSVNGKAVAETYLSQGAYAHDPLATTPFDTRVHDGQVFVLGDQRGNADDSRFRGVVRTSGISGLVIATGTVFRPSPLARTSAFTDAGLPGAPFEDTTFSGLRWWLAGGVVVFAAGLVGVIVSAVRSAGRRRRAAAAPPVR from the coding sequence GTGACCGAATTCGTATTCCCGCCCGCGCCGCCGGAACCGCCGAAGCGCCGCCGGGTCTCCCGGGTGCTCGTGGTGTGGATCGTCGTGACCCTGCTGGGATTCGGGGCCGCGGCCTACGGCCTGGGCACGGTCGTCTTCGGCTACCGGTCCTACCGGGTGCCCGGCTCGGCGATGAGTCCCGCGCTGGAGCAGGGTGACTCGGTCATCGTGCGCGTTCTCGGCGGTGAGGAGGTCCACCGCGGGGACGTGGTCATGTTCGACCGGAGCGCGTACGCCTCCCCGAGCCAGCCCGGCGCCAGCATTTTCCGGGTCGTCGCCGTCGCCGGGGACACGGTCGCCTGCTGCACCGCCGGAGGCCTGTCCGTCAACGGCAAGGCGGTCGCCGAGACCTACCTCAGCCAGGGCGCCTACGCGCACGATCCGCTGGCCACCACGCCGTTCGACACGCGGGTGCACGACGGCCAGGTGTTCGTGCTCGGCGACCAGCGCGGGAACGCCGACGATTCGCGTTTCCGCGGAGTCGTCCGGACTTCCGGGATCAGCGGGCTCGTGATCGCCACCGGGACCGTCTTCCGCCCGTCGCCGCTGGCCCGCACGAGCGCGTTCACCGACGCGGGCCTGCCCGGCGCGCCGTTCGAAGACACCACGTTCAGCGGGCTGCGCTGGTGGCTCGCCGGTGGCGTGGTGGTGTTCGCCGCCGGGCTCGTCGGGGTGATCGTGTCCGCCGTCCGGAGCGCCGGAAGACGACGAAGAGCAGCCGCTGCCCCGCCGGTGCGCTGA
- the sufU gene encoding Fe-S cluster assembly sulfur transfer protein SufU, producing the protein MNLESMYQEIILDHYKNPHGRGLRDPFDAESFQVNPTCGDEVTLRVKLDDGKVADVSYDGQGCSISQASTSVLTDLVVGHTLEEAFTTMDAFVELMQGKGKIEPDEDVLEDGIAFAGVAKYPARVKCALLGWMAFKDAVARTTSGAEKA; encoded by the coding sequence GTGAACCTGGAGAGCATGTACCAGGAGATCATCCTGGACCACTACAAGAACCCGCACGGGCGCGGGCTGCGCGACCCGTTCGACGCCGAGTCGTTCCAGGTCAACCCCACCTGCGGCGACGAGGTGACGCTGCGGGTCAAGCTCGACGACGGGAAGGTCGCCGACGTCTCCTACGACGGCCAGGGCTGCTCGATCAGCCAGGCCTCGACGTCGGTCTTGACGGATCTCGTCGTCGGCCACACGCTTGAGGAGGCGTTCACCACCATGGACGCCTTCGTGGAGCTGATGCAGGGCAAGGGAAAGATCGAGCCGGACGAGGACGTGCTGGAGGACGGGATCGCCTTCGCGGGCGTCGCGAAGTACCCCGCCCGCGTCAAGTGCGCCCTCCTCGGCTGGATGGCTTTCAAGGACGCCGTCGCCCGGACCACCAGTGGAGCTGAGAAAGCATGA
- a CDS encoding sulfotransferase family protein has translation MLPGREDVGTVEDLHASATKLTGLDDFGADEYVEGLRVLLEAYEADEDLTPFGNKVHRAMLRGALVARLLSEAGWKQHPESADVPIDRPIFVTGLPRTGTTALHRLLAEDPAHQGLEVWLAEVPQPRPPRDTWPDNPVYQGIQAGYERHHVEHPEFMGVHHMSADQVEECWQLLRQSMRSLSFECLAHVPRYSRWLAKQDWTDAYARHRRNLQLIGLPDAGKRWVLKNPSHLFALDALMAAYPDALVIQTHRAPRTIMGSMCSLAEKAADGWSTKFRGDVIGRSQLDLWARGADEFRAARTRYDAAQFCDVRYEDFVADPIGTVSAVYDHFGLTFTGDARAAMTALHGESRSGERKPAHRYRLEDFGLTAEEVDERFAGYLRAYGS, from the coding sequence ATGCTCCCCGGCCGCGAAGACGTCGGCACCGTCGAGGACCTGCACGCGTCGGCCACCAAGCTCACCGGCCTCGACGACTTCGGCGCGGACGAGTACGTCGAAGGCCTGCGCGTGCTGCTGGAGGCGTACGAGGCCGACGAGGACCTCACGCCGTTTGGCAACAAGGTGCACCGCGCGATGCTGCGCGGCGCGCTCGTCGCCCGGCTGCTCAGCGAAGCGGGCTGGAAGCAGCACCCCGAGTCGGCGGATGTCCCGATCGACCGGCCGATCTTCGTCACCGGCCTGCCCCGCACCGGCACGACCGCGCTGCACCGGCTGCTCGCCGAAGACCCGGCGCACCAGGGGCTCGAAGTCTGGCTCGCCGAGGTCCCGCAGCCGCGGCCGCCGCGGGACACGTGGCCGGACAACCCGGTGTACCAGGGGATCCAGGCCGGCTACGAGCGCCACCACGTCGAGCACCCCGAGTTCATGGGCGTGCACCACATGTCCGCGGACCAGGTCGAGGAGTGCTGGCAGCTGCTGCGCCAGTCGATGCGGTCGCTGTCGTTCGAATGCCTCGCGCACGTGCCGCGCTACTCGCGCTGGCTCGCGAAACAGGACTGGACGGACGCGTACGCCCGCCACCGGCGCAACCTGCAGCTGATCGGGCTGCCGGACGCGGGCAAGCGGTGGGTGCTCAAGAACCCCAGCCACCTCTTCGCCCTGGACGCGCTGATGGCGGCCTACCCGGACGCGCTGGTGATCCAGACGCACCGCGCGCCGCGCACCATCATGGGCTCGATGTGCAGCCTCGCCGAGAAAGCCGCAGACGGCTGGTCGACGAAGTTCCGCGGCGACGTGATCGGCCGTTCGCAGCTCGACCTGTGGGCCCGCGGCGCCGACGAGTTCCGCGCGGCGCGCACCCGGTACGACGCGGCGCAGTTCTGCGACGTGCGGTACGAGGACTTCGTCGCCGACCCGATCGGCACTGTGTCCGCTGTGTACGACCACTTCGGACTGACGTTCACCGGCGACGCGCGTGCGGCGATGACCGCGCTGCACGGAGAAAGCCGTTCCGGGGAACGGAAACCCGCGCACCGCTACCGCCTGGAGGACTTCGGCTTGACCGCCGAAGAGGTCGACGAGCGTTTCGCCGGCTACCTGCGCGCGTACGGGTCGTGA
- a CDS encoding nuclear transport factor 2 family protein, which yields MDLVVLEEIRRLKYRYLRAVDLKQWDEVADTFTADATADYGTRATGEDGKHFEGRDAIVAFLTESLGNGIITVHHAGQPEIEVDGDTATGRWSFTDKVIVPEHKVIIEGAAFYEDTYRREADGAWRMTHIGYVRTYESMLSWADNPGFRLLANRWAVPA from the coding sequence ATGGACCTGGTCGTACTCGAAGAGATCCGCCGGCTGAAGTACCGCTACCTCCGCGCGGTCGACCTGAAGCAGTGGGACGAGGTGGCCGACACCTTCACCGCCGACGCCACCGCCGACTACGGGACCCGTGCGACGGGGGAGGACGGGAAGCACTTCGAAGGGCGTGACGCCATCGTCGCGTTCCTCACCGAGAGCCTCGGCAACGGCATCATCACCGTCCACCACGCAGGTCAGCCCGAGATCGAGGTCGACGGCGACACCGCGACCGGGCGGTGGTCGTTCACCGACAAGGTCATCGTGCCCGAGCACAAGGTGATCATCGAGGGCGCCGCCTTCTACGAGGACACCTACCGCCGCGAGGCCGACGGCGCCTGGCGGATGACGCACATCGGGTACGTCCGGACCTATGAGTCGATGCTCTCCTGGGCGGACAACCCGGGCTTCCGGCTGCTCGCGAACCGCTGGGCCGTTCCGGCATGA
- the cysD gene encoding sulfate adenylyltransferase subunit CysD, producing MFYFFPVSVAYELSHLAALEAEAVHVFREVAATFERPVLLFSGGKDSVVMLHAAAKAFWPAPLPFPVLHVDTGHNFDEVLRFRDETVAALGLRLEVASVQDDIDAGRVVEETGPRASRNRLQTATLLRAIREGGFDAVFGGARRDEEKARAKERVFSFRDEHGQWDPRAQRPELWNLYNGRHRRGEHIRVFPLSNWTELDIWQYVRDERIALPPLYYAHRREVVQRDGMLLAATRFLSLVDGETPYEATVRFRTVGDATCTGCVESSAVTPSEVVAEVAATRVTERGATRADDRISEAGMEDRKREGYF from the coding sequence ATGTTCTACTTTTTTCCGGTGTCCGTGGCCTATGAGCTGTCCCACCTGGCCGCGCTCGAAGCGGAGGCCGTGCACGTCTTCCGCGAAGTCGCGGCGACCTTCGAACGCCCGGTGCTGCTCTTCTCCGGCGGCAAGGACTCGGTGGTGATGCTGCACGCCGCCGCGAAGGCGTTCTGGCCGGCGCCACTCCCCTTCCCCGTGCTGCACGTCGACACCGGCCACAACTTCGACGAGGTGCTGCGGTTCCGCGACGAGACCGTCGCCGCACTCGGCCTCCGCCTCGAAGTCGCGAGTGTGCAGGACGACATCGACGCCGGCCGCGTCGTCGAGGAGACCGGGCCGCGGGCCAGCCGCAACCGGCTGCAGACGGCGACGCTCCTGCGGGCGATCCGCGAGGGCGGCTTCGACGCGGTGTTCGGCGGCGCCCGCCGTGACGAGGAGAAGGCTCGCGCGAAGGAGCGCGTCTTCAGCTTCCGCGACGAGCACGGCCAGTGGGACCCGCGGGCGCAGCGCCCGGAACTGTGGAACCTCTACAACGGGCGGCACCGGCGCGGCGAGCACATCCGCGTCTTCCCGCTGTCGAACTGGACCGAGCTGGACATCTGGCAGTACGTCCGCGACGAGCGGATCGCGCTGCCGCCGTTGTACTACGCCCATCGCCGCGAGGTCGTCCAGCGAGACGGCATGCTGCTCGCGGCCACGCGCTTCCTGTCCCTCGTGGACGGTGAGACGCCGTACGAGGCGACCGTGCGCTTCCGGACCGTCGGCGACGCGACGTGCACCGGCTGCGTCGAATCGTCGGCGGTGACACCGTCCGAAGTGGTCGCCGAGGTGGCCGCCACCCGCGTCACCGAACGCGGCGCGACGCGTGCGGACGACCGGATTTCCGAGGCAGGCATGGAAGATCGCAAGCGGGAAGGCTACTTCTGA
- a CDS encoding YnfA family protein: protein MVVLRSIVLFLAAAVCEIGGAWLVWQGVRESRGWLWIGGGILALGVYGFVATLQPDAHFGRILAAYGGVFVAGSLAWGMVADGYRPDRYDVIGALLCLAGVAVIMYAPRTG from the coding sequence GTGGTGGTCCTGCGCTCGATCGTCCTGTTCCTCGCGGCGGCGGTCTGCGAAATCGGCGGCGCGTGGCTGGTCTGGCAGGGCGTCCGCGAAAGCCGTGGCTGGCTCTGGATCGGCGGCGGAATCCTGGCACTGGGCGTGTACGGCTTCGTGGCGACACTCCAGCCGGACGCCCACTTCGGCCGCATCCTCGCCGCGTACGGCGGCGTGTTCGTCGCGGGCTCGCTGGCCTGGGGAATGGTCGCGGACGGTTACCGCCCGGACCGCTACGACGTCATCGGGGCGCTGCTGTGCCTCGCCGGGGTCGCGGTCATCATGTACGCGCCACGGACGGGGTAA
- the sufC gene encoding Fe-S cluster assembly ATPase SufC, translating into MATLEIKDLHASVTTDEGAKEILKGVNLTIKSGETHAIMGPNGSGKSTLSYAIAGHPKYQVTSGEVLLDGENVLEMSVDERARAGLFLAMQYPVEVPGVSMSNFLRTAATAVRGEAPKLRHWVKEVKEEMGKLEISQEFAERSVNEGFSGGEKKRHEILQLALLKPKFAILDETDSGLDVDALRVVSEGVNAYKASSEVGVMLITHYTRILRHITPDFVHVFAGGKIVESGGKELADELEENGYVKYVGKPEPAAL; encoded by the coding sequence ATGGCTACCCTGGAAATCAAGGACCTCCACGCCTCGGTCACGACCGACGAGGGCGCCAAGGAGATCCTCAAGGGCGTCAACCTGACCATCAAGTCGGGCGAGACGCACGCGATCATGGGCCCCAACGGCTCCGGCAAGTCCACGCTGTCCTACGCGATCGCCGGCCACCCGAAGTACCAGGTGACCTCCGGTGAGGTGCTGCTCGACGGCGAGAACGTCCTCGAGATGAGCGTCGACGAGCGCGCCCGTGCCGGCCTGTTCCTCGCGATGCAGTACCCGGTCGAGGTGCCGGGCGTGTCCATGTCCAACTTCCTCCGCACCGCGGCCACCGCGGTCCGTGGCGAGGCCCCCAAGCTGCGCCACTGGGTCAAGGAGGTCAAGGAGGAGATGGGCAAGCTCGAGATCTCGCAGGAGTTCGCCGAGCGCTCGGTCAACGAGGGCTTCTCCGGCGGCGAGAAGAAGCGCCACGAGATCCTGCAGCTGGCGCTGCTCAAGCCGAAGTTCGCCATCCTCGACGAGACCGACTCCGGCCTCGACGTCGACGCCCTGCGCGTCGTCTCCGAGGGCGTGAACGCGTACAAGGCTTCGAGCGAGGTCGGCGTCATGCTGATCACGCACTACACCCGGATCCTGCGGCACATCACGCCGGACTTCGTGCACGTCTTCGCCGGCGGCAAGATCGTCGAGTCGGGCGGCAAGGAGCTGGCGGACGAGCTGGAGGAGAACGGCTACGTCAAGTACGTGGGCAAGCCCGAGCCCGCGGCGCTCTGA
- a CDS encoding metal-sulfur cluster assembly factor, whose product MTEDTATDAREGRTAADLDAETTATQDLDLAKLEDVEEAMRDVVDPELGINVVDLGLVYDIRVEPDNTATIDMTLTSAACPLTDVIEDQTSAALTSGGLVKDFRINWVWMPPWGPEKITEDGREQLRALGFTV is encoded by the coding sequence ATGACCGAAGACACCGCCACCGACGCTCGCGAGGGCCGGACCGCCGCCGACCTCGACGCCGAGACCACCGCCACGCAGGACCTCGACCTCGCCAAGCTCGAGGACGTCGAGGAAGCCATGCGCGACGTCGTCGACCCGGAGCTCGGCATCAACGTCGTCGACCTGGGGCTGGTCTACGACATCCGCGTCGAACCGGACAACACGGCCACGATCGACATGACGCTCACGTCGGCGGCCTGCCCGCTGACCGACGTCATCGAGGACCAGACGTCCGCCGCGCTGACCTCCGGCGGCCTGGTCAAGGACTTCCGGATCAACTGGGTCTGGATGCCGCCGTGGGGCCCGGAGAAGATCACCGAGGACGGCCGCGAGCAGCTGCGCGCCCTCGGCTTCACCGTCTGA
- the cysC gene encoding adenylyl-sulfate kinase gives MQLLRIATAGSVDDGKSTLIGRLLFDSKAIFTDQLAAVERASRERGEDYPDLALLTDGLRAEREQGITIDVAHRYFATPKRKFIIADTPGHLQYTRNMVTGASTADLALILVDARKGVLEQSRRHAFLASLLGIGHLVVCVNKMDLVGWSRERFDEIREEFRRFAMKLDVADLTFVPVSALNGDNVVHRSASMPWYEGTSLLHQLEEVHVASDRNLIDARFPVQYVIRRSDFRGYAGTIAGGVFKPGDEVVALPSGFTSRVRAVWGPGGKPLSEAFTGQAVAVELADDLDLGRGAMLCRPGNRAESARDVDALVCWFSSRSSLSPGASYVVRHTTTETRGSVERLEYRLDVTTLHRDSAESLSLNDIGRIRLRTRAPLLFDPYRRNRATGGFLLVDEHTGDTVAAGMITGAVASPVVWHTAAVRREDRPTRGATVWLTGLSASGKSSVAVELERRLVAAGRPAYLLDGDNLRHGLNKGLGFSPSDRAENVRRVAEVAHLFADAGVVAIASLISPYAADRASARAISGDLPFVEVFVDTPLEVCEARDPKGMYAKARAGEIKGFTGIDAPYERPSSPDLVLRPGDGDPAAMAAAIQALLDDLD, from the coding sequence ATGCAGCTGCTGCGGATCGCCACGGCGGGCAGCGTCGACGACGGCAAGTCCACGCTGATCGGGCGGCTGCTGTTCGACTCGAAGGCGATCTTCACCGACCAGCTCGCCGCGGTCGAACGCGCCAGCCGCGAGCGCGGCGAGGACTACCCGGACCTCGCGCTGCTCACCGACGGCCTGCGCGCCGAGCGCGAGCAGGGCATCACGATCGACGTCGCGCACCGCTACTTCGCCACGCCCAAGCGGAAGTTCATCATCGCGGACACACCGGGGCACCTGCAGTACACGCGGAACATGGTGACCGGCGCGTCAACGGCCGACCTGGCGCTGATCCTCGTCGACGCACGCAAGGGCGTCCTGGAGCAGTCGCGGCGGCACGCGTTCCTCGCGTCGCTGCTCGGGATCGGGCACCTCGTGGTGTGCGTGAACAAGATGGACCTCGTCGGCTGGTCCCGAGAACGGTTCGACGAGATCCGCGAAGAGTTCCGGCGGTTCGCGATGAAGCTGGACGTCGCCGACCTGACGTTCGTGCCGGTCTCGGCGCTGAACGGCGACAACGTCGTCCACCGCAGCGCGAGCATGCCGTGGTACGAAGGGACTTCGCTGCTGCACCAGCTGGAAGAGGTGCACGTCGCCTCCGACCGCAACCTGATCGACGCGCGGTTCCCGGTGCAGTACGTGATCCGCCGCTCCGACTTCCGCGGCTACGCGGGCACCATCGCCGGCGGCGTGTTCAAGCCCGGTGACGAGGTCGTGGCGCTGCCGTCGGGGTTCACGTCCCGCGTGCGCGCGGTGTGGGGCCCGGGCGGGAAACCGCTTTCGGAAGCGTTCACCGGGCAGGCGGTGGCGGTCGAGCTGGCCGACGACCTCGACCTGGGGCGCGGCGCGATGCTCTGCCGCCCCGGCAACCGCGCCGAGTCGGCCCGCGACGTCGACGCGCTGGTGTGCTGGTTCTCCTCGCGGTCGTCGTTGTCGCCGGGTGCGTCGTACGTCGTCCGGCACACGACCACCGAGACGCGGGGTTCGGTGGAGCGGCTCGAATACCGCTTGGACGTGACCACGCTGCACCGGGACTCCGCGGAATCGTTGTCCTTGAACGACATCGGCCGCATCCGGCTGCGCACGCGGGCGCCGCTGCTGTTCGACCCGTACCGCCGCAACCGCGCCACCGGCGGGTTCCTGCTGGTGGACGAGCACACCGGCGACACGGTCGCGGCGGGCATGATCACCGGCGCGGTCGCGTCCCCGGTCGTCTGGCACACGGCGGCGGTCCGCCGCGAGGACCGCCCGACCCGCGGCGCGACGGTGTGGCTGACCGGGTTGTCGGCGTCGGGCAAGTCGTCGGTGGCGGTGGAGCTGGAGCGCCGCCTGGTGGCGGCGGGCCGACCGGCGTACCTCCTGGACGGCGACAACCTGCGCCACGGGCTGAACAAGGGGCTCGGCTTCAGCCCCTCGGATCGCGCCGAGAACGTGCGGCGGGTGGCGGAGGTGGCCCACCTGTTCGCGGACGCCGGCGTGGTCGCGATCGCGTCGCTGATCAGCCCTTATGCCGCGGACCGCGCTTCAGCGCGGGCGATCTCCGGGGATCTGCCGTTCGTGGAGGTCTTCGTCGACACGCCGTTGGAGGTGTGCGAGGCACGGGACCCGAAGGGAATGTACGCGAAGGCACGGGCGGGCGAGATCAAGGGCTTCACCGGGATCGACGCACCTTACGAGCGGCCGTCGTCACCCGACCTGGTCCTGCGGCCCGGAGACGGCGACCCGGCGGCGATGGCGGCGGCGATCCAGGCGCTGCTCGACGACCTGGACTGA
- a CDS encoding SDR family oxidoreductase, which produces MSDLLQGKVVVVSGIGPGLGRSIAVRSALAGADVVLAARTESRLTEVAKEVTDLGRRAVAVRTDIDDADSAANLVSEAVEAFGRVDAVVHNAFAVPPLTDLATVDLDAVRAGFETAGISVLRLTRLFLPALKESKGSLVMINSAVLRHSRRTFGAYKMAKSALLSLSQSLASELGPDGIRVNTVAPGYIWAPNLKWYFAYLAKERGITPEDVYAETASTIDLRKLPEPDEIADAVVFLASPMARAITGQCLDVNGGEYHH; this is translated from the coding sequence GTGTCGGATTTGCTGCAGGGCAAGGTGGTCGTGGTCTCGGGGATCGGCCCCGGGCTCGGCCGGTCGATCGCCGTGCGCAGCGCGCTGGCCGGGGCGGACGTCGTGCTCGCCGCGCGCACCGAGTCGCGGCTGACGGAGGTCGCGAAGGAGGTCACCGATCTCGGCCGCCGGGCCGTCGCGGTCCGGACCGACATCGACGACGCGGACTCCGCCGCGAACCTCGTGAGCGAGGCGGTCGAGGCGTTCGGCCGGGTGGACGCGGTGGTGCACAACGCCTTCGCCGTCCCGCCGCTGACCGATCTGGCCACTGTGGACCTCGACGCCGTCCGGGCCGGGTTCGAAACGGCCGGGATCTCGGTGCTGCGGCTGACCCGGCTGTTCCTGCCCGCGCTCAAGGAGAGCAAGGGCTCGCTGGTGATGATCAACTCCGCGGTGCTGCGGCATTCGCGGCGCACGTTCGGCGCGTACAAGATGGCGAAGTCGGCGCTGCTGTCGCTGTCGCAGAGTCTCGCGAGCGAACTCGGGCCGGACGGGATCCGCGTCAACACCGTCGCGCCCGGGTACATCTGGGCGCCGAACCTCAAGTGGTACTTCGCCTACCTGGCCAAGGAACGCGGCATCACGCCCGAAGACGTGTACGCCGAGACCGCGTCCACAATAGACCTGCGCAAGCTGCCGGAGCCCGACGAGATCGCCGACGCCGTCGTGTTCCTCGCCTCGCCGATGGCGCGCGCGATCACCGGGCAGTGCCTCGACGTCAACGGCGGCGAGTACCACCACTAG
- a CDS encoding snapalysin family zinc-dependent metalloprotease — MNGRAISRVVALATAVAAPLGLGLAVAPAASAAAVTTLYYSSSGAPDYLTQIDQGAANWNAAVTDVKLVKRSTGTTIKFHETHSGGSYTNTDGHGHGDIYLDTSQVAEGFDPTRIAAHELGHNLGLPDHYTGPCSELMSGHGPGTSCKNAKPSAAEAAKVQSLWVNGFAAAELRNVAY; from the coding sequence ATGAACGGACGCGCGATCAGCCGGGTCGTGGCGCTGGCCACGGCCGTCGCGGCCCCGCTGGGCCTCGGGCTCGCGGTCGCCCCCGCCGCTTCGGCGGCCGCTGTGACGACGCTGTACTACAGCTCGTCGGGCGCGCCGGACTACCTCACCCAGATCGACCAGGGCGCGGCGAACTGGAACGCCGCGGTCACCGACGTGAAGCTGGTCAAGCGGAGCACGGGCACGACGATCAAGTTCCACGAGACCCACAGCGGCGGTTCGTACACGAACACCGACGGCCACGGCCACGGCGACATCTACCTGGACACGAGCCAGGTGGCCGAGGGCTTCGACCCGACCCGCATCGCCGCGCACGAGCTGGGCCACAACCTCGGCCTGCCGGACCACTACACGGGACCGTGCAGCGAGCTGATGTCCGGCCACGGCCCGGGCACGTCGTGCAAGAACGCGAAGCCGTCCGCGGCCGAGGCGGCGAAGGTGCAGTCGTTGTGGGTGAACGGCTTCGCGGCTGCGGAGCTGCGCAACGTCGCTTACTAG
- a CDS encoding cysteine desulfurase: MTTTSASSLPLDVAALRADFPILSRTVRDGKPLVYLDSGATSQRPTQVFDAERDYVFTSNAAVHRGAHQLSEEATDAYESARAKIAEFVGADPEELVFTKNATEGINLVAYSMSNAATAGPEASRFVVGPGDEIVITEMEHHANLVPWQQLCQRTGATLKWFKVTPEGRLDLSDVDELITPRTKVVAFAHQSNVLGTVNPVSLLVEKAKAVGALTVLDACQSVPHFPVDFHALGVDFAVFSGHKMLGPSGIGVLYGRTELLSAMPPFLTGGSMIEMVRMEGSTFAPPPQRFEAGVPMTSQAIGLGAAVDYLSAIGMDRIAAHEHELAAAALEGIGAIPGVRIVGPTDLADRGATVSFVIDGVHPHDAGQVLDSLGIAVRVGHHCAWPLHRACGAQATVRASFYLYNTLSEVDALVAGVREAQKFFGVAQ; this comes from the coding sequence ATGACCACCACCTCGGCCAGCTCTTTGCCACTGGACGTGGCGGCCCTGAGGGCCGACTTCCCCATCCTGTCGCGCACTGTCCGTGACGGGAAACCCTTGGTGTACCTGGACTCCGGGGCGACCTCCCAACGCCCGACGCAGGTGTTCGATGCCGAACGCGACTACGTCTTCACGTCGAACGCCGCGGTCCACCGCGGCGCGCACCAGCTGTCCGAAGAGGCCACCGACGCCTACGAGTCCGCGCGCGCGAAGATCGCGGAGTTCGTCGGCGCCGACCCCGAGGAACTGGTGTTCACCAAGAACGCGACCGAGGGCATCAACCTCGTCGCGTACTCGATGAGCAACGCCGCCACGGCCGGTCCCGAAGCTTCGCGTTTCGTGGTCGGCCCGGGCGACGAAATCGTCATCACCGAGATGGAGCACCACGCGAACCTCGTGCCGTGGCAGCAGCTGTGCCAGCGCACCGGGGCGACGCTGAAGTGGTTCAAGGTGACCCCCGAGGGGCGCCTTGATCTGTCCGATGTGGACGAACTGATCACGCCGCGCACCAAGGTCGTCGCGTTCGCGCACCAGTCCAACGTGCTCGGCACGGTCAACCCGGTCTCGCTGCTCGTCGAGAAGGCCAAGGCCGTCGGCGCGCTGACCGTGCTCGACGCCTGCCAGTCGGTGCCCCACTTCCCGGTGGACTTCCACGCTTTGGGCGTCGACTTCGCGGTGTTCTCCGGGCACAAGATGCTGGGCCCGTCCGGGATCGGTGTCCTCTACGGTCGCACTGAGCTGCTGTCGGCCATGCCGCCGTTCCTCACCGGCGGGTCGATGATCGAGATGGTCCGCATGGAGGGCTCGACCTTCGCGCCGCCGCCGCAGCGGTTCGAGGCCGGCGTGCCGATGACGTCGCAGGCCATCGGCCTCGGCGCGGCCGTGGACTACCTCTCGGCCATCGGCATGGACCGCATCGCCGCGCACGAGCACGAGCTGGCCGCGGCGGCCCTCGAAGGCATCGGCGCGATCCCGGGCGTCCGGATCGTCGGGCCGACCGACCTGGCGGACCGCGGCGCGACCGTGTCGTTCGTGATCGACGGCGTGCACCCGCACGACGCCGGCCAGGTGCTCGACAGCCTCGGCATCGCCGTCCGCGTCGGCCACCACTGCGCGTGGCCGCTGCACCGCGCGTGTGGCGCGCAGGCGACCGTGCGCGCGTCGTTCTACCTCTACAACACGCTGTCCGAAGTGGACGCGCTGGTAGCGGGTGTGCGCGAGGCCCAGAAGTTCTTCGGGGTGGCTCAGTGA